The proteins below are encoded in one region of Shewanella algae:
- a CDS encoding FlgO family outer membrane protein gives MDIMYKALCILPLLLLPACSMTSPQQQAEVKSQAAPVNLLAQQLVDELVAHNDALKSTQPLLVMTPVMVEDMLSSNALASQLQQGLMTAFHQRGFNLVDLNLADAVRVTPQGDFILTRDWQQLPTDIAVEHVLVTSMSQAKGEMLFNSRIVNVNNNRVLSAAGVRVQEQELPGYLAPSNKVVSKEGLLYRYESRGEDKGRIVGDK, from the coding sequence ATGGATATTATGTATAAAGCCCTGTGTATATTGCCTTTACTCTTGCTGCCTGCTTGCAGCATGACTTCGCCGCAACAGCAGGCCGAGGTCAAGTCGCAAGCGGCGCCAGTCAATCTATTGGCGCAGCAGTTGGTTGATGAGTTGGTAGCTCATAATGACGCTCTCAAGTCGACCCAGCCGCTATTGGTGATGACACCTGTGATGGTGGAAGACATGCTGAGCAGCAATGCGCTCGCTTCACAACTGCAGCAGGGGCTGATGACGGCCTTTCATCAGCGCGGTTTCAACCTGGTGGATTTGAACCTGGCCGATGCGGTGCGGGTAACGCCACAGGGGGATTTCATCCTTACCCGTGATTGGCAGCAACTGCCGACCGATATTGCGGTGGAGCATGTACTGGTCACCAGCATGAGTCAGGCTAAAGGTGAAATGCTGTTCAACAGCCGAATTGTCAACGTCAACAACAACCGGGTGCTTTCGGCAGCCGGTGTGCGGGTACAGGAGCAAGAGCTGCCCGGCTACCTGGCGCCTTCCAATAAGGTGGTGTCAAAAGAAGGGCTGCTTTATCGCTACGAAAGCCGTGGTGAGGATAAGGGCCGGATAGTGGGAGACAAGTAA
- a CDS encoding flagellar assembly protein FlgT: MRLRPLLLLPLLGISLNAMAEWTEARGEAKIINGNLTQAREAAMDNAINMALLSRGGSFQSTQSVSQGRLTQNDFSLSSQAQISSVELVSEMRQGDKLKVVMRLDILDGPDNKCQSSAIKAAILVPQASIKDRSQLRYGQLENFQRSLSERIAATLDKQSSTSFAHLHAKERLDIKEELINIRGYRLPTWISEITDSQYLLLPQIIDISTEPAESGFMGLWDSEPQRLFQLQLSLYHGISGEQIWYQNYSISAPWEFAKNESVAPNSDRFWRASYGQAIDKVLANASKDIDMALACRPLLAQIVVRQQDRVILNLGRRNGIRVGDQFQIVLQQNLPDRMNQMRAVAGETRAKITIDQVTEESATAVLSGENAALNIQVNDIAIKI; the protein is encoded by the coding sequence ATGAGATTGCGCCCCTTGCTCTTGCTGCCGCTGCTTGGCATCAGCCTGAACGCCATGGCAGAGTGGACCGAGGCCCGAGGTGAAGCCAAAATAATCAATGGCAATTTGACCCAGGCACGGGAAGCGGCAATGGACAACGCCATCAACATGGCCTTGCTCTCCCGTGGCGGCAGTTTTCAATCAACCCAGAGTGTCAGCCAGGGGCGCTTGACCCAAAACGATTTCAGCCTCTCCAGTCAGGCGCAGATAAGCAGTGTCGAACTGGTCAGCGAAATGCGCCAGGGAGACAAGCTCAAGGTGGTTATGCGGCTCGATATTCTCGATGGCCCGGATAACAAGTGCCAAAGCTCAGCCATCAAGGCCGCTATCCTGGTGCCACAGGCCAGTATTAAGGACAGAAGCCAACTGCGTTATGGTCAGTTGGAAAACTTCCAGCGAAGCCTGTCCGAGCGGATAGCGGCAACGCTGGATAAACAATCCTCCACCAGTTTTGCCCACTTACATGCCAAAGAGCGGCTTGATATCAAAGAAGAACTTATCAATATCCGGGGTTACCGTTTGCCGACCTGGATAAGTGAAATTACCGACAGCCAGTATCTGTTGCTGCCGCAAATCATAGATATCTCCACCGAACCGGCCGAGTCCGGCTTTATGGGCCTGTGGGACAGCGAGCCGCAGCGACTGTTTCAGTTGCAGCTCAGCCTCTATCATGGGATCAGCGGCGAGCAGATCTGGTATCAGAACTACAGCATTTCCGCACCCTGGGAGTTTGCCAAAAATGAATCCGTCGCCCCCAACAGCGACAGATTCTGGCGTGCCAGTTATGGGCAGGCCATAGATAAGGTGCTGGCCAATGCCAGTAAAGATATCGATATGGCACTGGCCTGTAGACCTCTGCTGGCGCAGATAGTCGTGCGCCAACAAGATAGAGTGATACTCAACCTGGGGCGACGCAACGGCATCCGCGTTGGCGATCAGTTCCAAATCGTGCTGCAACAAAACCTGCCCGACCGCATGAACCAGATGCGCGCCGTGGCCGGAGAAACCCGGGCGAAAATCACCATAGATCAAGTCACAGAGGAAAGTGCCACCGCAGTGCTCAGCGGTGAAAATGCCGCCCTCAACATTCAGGTGAATGACATCGCGATTAAGATTTAA
- a CDS encoding flagella synthesis protein FlgN, with product MPDTPDITSLIAQQTTQLERLLNLIEQEKNALLDRNADNLLQLAKDKGDLLNEVKAVDEALSSHPEQVKLSQPPLAEQVSEARELLAACQLRNQENAGLIELSMASINRLAQALQVSRNASSLTYDGKGKTSTIATLGNDLKA from the coding sequence CAGCCTGATAGCACAGCAGACGACTCAACTCGAGCGTCTGCTGAACTTGATTGAGCAGGAAAAAAACGCCCTGCTGGATCGCAATGCCGATAATCTGCTGCAACTGGCCAAAGACAAGGGCGACCTACTCAATGAGGTCAAGGCGGTAGATGAAGCGCTCTCTTCTCATCCTGAACAAGTCAAACTCAGTCAGCCACCATTGGCCGAACAGGTCAGTGAAGCTCGCGAACTATTGGCCGCTTGCCAACTGCGCAATCAGGAAAATGCCGGCCTGATAGAACTGAGCATGGCCAGTATCAATCGCCTGGCGCAAGCGCTGCAGGTCAGCCGTAACGCCTCCAGCCTGACCTATGACGGCAAGGGCAAAACCTCAACCATCGCCACTCTGGGTAATGATCTCAAGGCTTGA
- a CDS encoding LPP20 family lipoprotein, which translates to MKHWNKTLSLATLALALILGGCADKDRYVQWETEAPSSFPKLTAIGYAPLASQPAKEQSQKVLMAMQASKIAAYRELAEQVYGQRLSADSKVSDWMLKGDNIQASVSGVIRGAKVVRSYPAGDHYVTELELDFAQVWDLYQQQNRPQRVKEITYF; encoded by the coding sequence ATGAAGCATTGGAACAAAACACTGTCATTGGCCACGCTGGCGCTGGCGTTAATTCTGGGTGGCTGCGCCGATAAGGACAGATATGTGCAGTGGGAGACTGAGGCGCCGAGCAGTTTTCCCAAGTTGACGGCAATAGGCTATGCCCCGCTGGCCAGCCAACCGGCCAAGGAACAGTCGCAAAAGGTGCTGATGGCGATGCAGGCATCCAAGATTGCCGCTTATCGTGAATTGGCCGAACAGGTCTATGGTCAGCGGTTGTCGGCCGACAGCAAGGTCAGTGACTGGATGCTGAAAGGCGATAATATCCAGGCCTCGGTTTCCGGGGTGATCCGCGGTGCCAAGGTAGTGCGCAGTTATCCGGCCGGAGATCATTATGTGACCGAACTGGAGCTGGATTTCGCCCAGGTGTGGGATCTGTATCAGCAGCAAAATCGCCCCCAGCGAGTCAAAGAGATCACTTATTTTTAG